From Bombyx mori chromosome 10, ASM3026992v2, a single genomic window includes:
- the LOC101745195 gene encoding nuclear cap-binding protein subunit 3 gives MEREDGEMSDDNSMIIDDMDVDDPFQATHDDCTMVFKAEKNGLVVQKLEKVDAAKLDERAKRFGLNLTGTHTITQKQIDELYENCGIQSGNERHIRFDTIHLNGVDGLTTKEIFQYLEDYKPLSLEWIDDTSCNVVCQDHISAALALLAHSHEIKDGNLSAVISDKNHHWRQGVHHPKNEMILIRYATNSDKKLTNRRQGRQVKNRIDSALKNPWGDLCKSWGVYDHQEVFQYQQSRNEKADNSDEEDNYVNRPVKSSRLASRLGKRVCETKSSVDSEYDNSDSEWKAKSKVPRMRMHADDEEKKQEKSRRLIKCRLESINEFSPLSIQVANSKGNYIKREASKLSDKFKYHTSEPKSSVQLRLGERLEYSNDSNSSDEVSGNFGYNFRSQVQKINDQTKSASSVWSRLDTNNSPQKHSDLRKFITSKKKNDDLRDRIGKLKKENLRIEIDNSS, from the exons ATGGAACGAGAAGATGGCGAGATGAGTGATGATAATTCGATGATTATAGATGACATGGACGTCGACGACCCATTTCAAGCAACGCATGATGATTGTACTATG gttTTCAAAGCTGAAAAAAATGGCCTTGTAGTgcagaagcttgaaaaagttgATGCTGCAAAACTAGATGAAAGAGCTAAAAGATTTGGCCTCAATCTAACTGGAACACATACAATAACTCAGAAGCAAATAGATGAACTTTATGAAAATTGTGGTATACAAAGTGGCAATGAAAGGCACATACGTTTTGATACCATTCATTTAAATGGAGTGGATGGGCTGACAACAAAGGAAATATTTCAATACTTAGAAGATTATAAACCACTTTCATTGGAATGGATTGATGACACATCAT GCAATGTGGTTTGTCAAGACCATATTTCAGCAGCATTAGCATTACTAGCTCATTCTCATGAAATCAAAGATGGTAATTTGTCAGCTGTGATTTCTGATAAAAATCATCATTGGAGGCAAGGTGTTCATCATCCtaaaaatgaaatgattttGATAAGATATGCTACTAATAGTGATAAAAAATTGACAAATAGGAGACAAGGCAGGCAAGTTAAAAATAGAATTGATTCAGCATTAAAAAATCCTTGGGGTGATTTGTGTAAATCGTGGGGTGTATATGATCATCAAGAAGTTTTTCAATACCAGCAATCTAGAAATGAGAAGGCAGATAACAGTGATGAAGAGGATAATTATGTAAATAGACCAGTTAAAAGTAGTAGATTAGCATCCAGGCTTGGAAAGAGAGTCTGTGAAACAAAAAGCTCTGTTGATTCTGAATATGACAATTCAGATTCAGAATGGAAAGCTAAATCAAAGGTACCGAGGATGAGGATGCATGCTGatgatgaagaaaaaaaacaagaaaagagTCGTCGTCTAATCAAATGTAGATTAGAAAGCATAAATGAATTTTCTCCATTATCTATACAAGTAGCAAATTCTAAGGGTAATTACATAAAAAGGGAAGCATCAAAACTATCAGATAAATTTAAGTATCATACATCAGAACCCAAATCAAGTGTTCAGTTACGGTTAGGTGAGAGGCTAGAGTACTCTAATGATAGTAATTCAAGTGATGAAGTTTCTGGAAATTTTGGATATAATTTTAGGAGTCAAGTGCAGAAAATTAACGATCAAACAAAAAGTGCAAGTAGCGTTTGGTCAAGATTAGACACAAATAACAGTCCTCAGAAGCACAGTGACTTGCGTAAGTTTATAACTTCAAAGAAGAAAAATGATGACCTCAGAGATAGAataggaaaattaaaaaaggaaaatttacGTATTGAAATAGACAACTCTTCCTAA